The following proteins are co-located in the Candidatus Hydrogenedentota bacterium genome:
- a CDS encoding twin-arginine translocation signal domain-containing protein encodes MDEEHGQLRVNRRDFIGHAGLATAAVAAAAGAAHAQDAATKPAELLPTIPFGKYAVTRLITGYNPIGGYSHATSNLSAHMREYFTVERTVDLLRHSEAQGINTFQFDVTEKTEKALEILWSGGSKLQFICLHSSNPGIAPLSRVMELKAIAIAHHGGVTDSLFRSGQAEKVHDFVKQVHDAGAMAGVSAHNPANIKRIADEGWENDFFMCCAHYVTRTREEMQNELGQVTFGMPFVESDPPRMAAVIREIEKPCLLFKILAAGRRGDTQGSVGEAFRWAFENIKKTDAVIVGMFPEFHDEVAMNAEFTRKFAQV; translated from the coding sequence ATGGACGAAGAACACGGCCAGCTTCGCGTGAATCGCAGAGATTTCATTGGGCATGCGGGTTTAGCCACCGCGGCCGTGGCTGCGGCAGCCGGCGCCGCACACGCCCAGGACGCCGCCACGAAACCCGCTGAGCTCCTGCCCACGATCCCGTTCGGCAAGTACGCGGTCACGCGGCTCATTACGGGATACAACCCCATAGGGGGGTATTCCCATGCCACAAGCAACCTGTCCGCTCATATGCGCGAGTACTTTACGGTCGAGCGGACGGTCGACCTCCTCAGACACTCTGAGGCGCAGGGGATCAACACGTTCCAGTTCGATGTCACCGAGAAGACCGAGAAGGCCCTTGAGATCCTGTGGAGCGGCGGATCCAAGCTCCAGTTTATCTGCCTGCACTCCTCGAACCCCGGTATAGCGCCTTTGTCGCGCGTCATGGAGCTCAAAGCGATCGCCATTGCCCATCACGGCGGAGTAACGGATTCGCTGTTTCGGTCGGGGCAGGCCGAAAAGGTGCACGATTTCGTGAAGCAGGTGCACGATGCAGGCGCCATGGCTGGCGTCTCGGCCCACAATCCGGCCAATATCAAGCGCATCGCTGACGAGGGGTGGGAGAACGACTTCTTCATGTGCTGCGCACATTACGTCACACGGACCCGCGAAGAAATGCAGAATGAACTCGGCCAGGTCACGTTCGGCATGCCGTTCGTTGAATCCGACCCGCCCCGCATGGCCGCCGTCATCCGTGAAATCGAGAAACCGTGTCTGCTGTTCAAGATCCTCGCGGCGGGTCGCCGGGGCGACACGCAGGGGTCGGTAGGCGAGGCGTTCCGCTGGGCGTTCGAGAACATCAAGAAAACCGACGCCGTCATCGTGGGAATGTTCCCGGAGTTTCACGACGAAGTCGCCATGAACGCGGAGTTCACCCGCAAGTTCGCGCAGGTGTGA
- a CDS encoding glycerophosphodiester phosphodiesterase family protein, with amino-acid sequence MGVLCGIAALLGMGALGTGANTVQFQAHRGGLKEVPENTLAAYRHAWDLGAIPEVDICATADNVIICLHDDTLKRTTDARTNQEIPVSRLTFEEIRQWDAGRWFDAKYAGEKVPSLEEVFQEMARRKSAQIYLDLKNVSLDDLGVLIGKYRVANRVIFSHNKAESCRKMREAVPGLRTMLWIGGEVPEIQETFRKAAADGFDGLNQVQLHLHTAPDAEGGVRYLMSEDFLREALMVAREKNVDLEVLPFAFDCSSLSGLLNLGIRWYATDEPERFVSCVQEHFATTPR; translated from the coding sequence ATGGGTGTTTTGTGTGGCATTGCCGCGTTATTGGGTATGGGCGCTCTGGGCACGGGCGCGAATACAGTGCAATTTCAAGCGCACCGTGGAGGCCTCAAGGAAGTGCCTGAAAACACTTTGGCCGCGTATCGGCATGCCTGGGATTTGGGCGCAATTCCTGAAGTGGATATTTGCGCCACTGCCGACAATGTGATCATCTGCCTTCATGACGATACCCTCAAGCGCACCACCGATGCCCGGACCAATCAGGAAATCCCTGTTTCCCGGCTCACCTTCGAGGAGATCCGCCAATGGGACGCCGGCCGCTGGTTTGACGCCAAGTACGCCGGCGAAAAGGTCCCGAGTCTTGAGGAAGTCTTCCAGGAGATGGCGCGCCGGAAAAGCGCACAGATCTATCTCGACCTGAAGAATGTCAGCCTGGATGACCTAGGTGTGCTTATCGGGAAATACCGTGTGGCTAACCGCGTGATTTTTTCACACAACAAGGCGGAGTCGTGCCGGAAGATGCGGGAGGCCGTCCCGGGATTGCGCACGATGTTATGGATCGGCGGCGAAGTGCCCGAGATTCAGGAAACATTCCGAAAAGCGGCCGCGGACGGTTTTGATGGGCTGAACCAGGTGCAATTGCACCTGCACACCGCTCCGGACGCCGAGGGGGGCGTCCGGTATCTCATGAGCGAGGATTTTCTTCGGGAAGCGTTGATGGTAGCGCGGGAGAAGAACGTCGACTTGGAGGTGCTCCCGTTTGCGTTCGATTGTTCGAGCCTCTCTGGCCTGCTGAATCTCGGTATACGCTGGTATGCCACCGACGAGCCTGAGCGCTTCGTGTCGTGCGTGCAGGAGCATTTTGCCACAACCCCCAGATGA